GTGTTCGAGATCGGGGCCGACCGCAATCCACCAGGCCCGGGCCGGCGCGGTGGGGTGGGAGACGCGGGCCTGACCGGTCCGCTGTTCGCTGTCGTAGCCGTCGATGTCCTTGGGGCGGCCGTCCCGGACATCCCGCAGGTCGGCCAGCTGCCGTAGCGCGAGCCTCGTCAGCTCGCCGAGCGCTGCGACGGCGAGGCGGCGATGCCTGGCCTGCAGCCGGGTCAGCGCGGCGCTGGATTCCACGATCTGGCCGTCGTAGGTGAGCCAGCAGACCGGAAAGCGATCGGAGAACACGGTGTAGATCGGTGTGCTGCCGATCTGTTGGCCGGCGGCGCGGTACTCCACCGCCGTGTTGTAGTCGTCGGGCCAATCCGGATACGGGGCACCTGGCGCTGGGTAGTAGCTGTAGGCGCCGTGGTCGAGGTGAACGCCGTGAAGGCGGGAGCTGGCCGCGGTGGTCAGCCTGCGCATCAAGCGCAGCGCCTCGGCCTGGTTGACCGTGGGCATACGAACGATTCCTTTCGAAGGGACTGCAAGGGCCAGAGCGTCGGACGCGGGCCGCAGCCAGACACCATGAGCGAGGAGCGGTTGTCGTGTGACGGGCGCAGCAGTGAGCCGGCCGCGGTTGGACGAGGGGGTTCAGCGGGGAAATGGACTGCGATGTCACCCGGCTGCACGCCAAGCCCATGCGCGGGATGCTGGGCGGCGTCGCAGGGCGTGCAGAGTGGTCCTCCAGCCCGCTTCGTTCGAGCGAGCGGCGCGGCAAGGAGGGCCGACAGGATCGCCCGCCGGCGCTGGATTGGCACACCGGGCCGCATGACAGCGACGCGACGCCTCGCCGAAGCGGGCCGGCAGCGTTCCCGCGCCGATCCGTACCGCGCTGGTCCGTTCGAAATCTGTGTCGACCAGGCCCGGATCAGCCCAGCGCGGTGCGATCGCTTAGCCGGCGGACTGGCGCGGCCAGCGCGACGCCGTTCGATGTTCAGCCTCGGCCGTCGCGCGGCCGACGGGGCACCGGGCGGATGCGCAGCGGCGGGATCCGTGCCCAGGAGGCGGCCCGCACGCCGGGTTGGGCCGGGTGGGTGATCACGTCGTAGTCGGCGACCCACACGGCGTGCCACGCTTCGGCGGGGGCGCCGCGGCGGGCGAGCTCGCTGGGAGTCGGTGAGGCGTCGGCGAACGCGGGATGCGGGCCGGTCCGGTACCGGTCGAGGTCCCCGGCGAGCATGGGACAGGCCCGGGCGCTGTAGGTGGCGCAGGGCGGGCAGGTCGCCGGCTCGGGTGTGCATCGGTAGTCCAGGTCGGAGTCGCGGGCGAAGAGCACCGCCCGGTCCGGTAGCGGGTGACCGCAGATTTGGCAGCGGTTCTCGGTCAGGCAGACCGCGACGGCGAGGTCCGTGAGCTGTCCGAAGAGCGGAACGCCATGGATGCTCGGCGTGATCCAGGGCACGACCAGGCCCCCGATCTCGGGCCGATCGTAGAGATGCGCGGGAACGTCCGGCGTTCCGGTCATCGCGGGTCTCCCGCCGGTTCGGCCCAAGCCCGTCGGCCTGCGCGTCGGAGGAGGACGTCGGTGACGTCGGCGGCGTTGGTGACCAACCGGACCCGCCGGTCGTCGCGGAGCAGCGCGTGGCAGCCGGCTGACTGGACCGAGGTGACCGGGCCGGGCACGGCCATGCCGACACCCCCGACCTCAAGGGTGTCCTGGAGCGCGGCGATCGCGCGACTGTTCGGGTCGGCTTCGACCAGGACGGTGCCGGCGACGAGCCGGGAGAGGAGCCGCTGATTGGTCCGGGCGCGGGCAGGGCCGGGGCGGGCGCCAGGTGGCCAGGCGCTGAGCAGGAGACCCTCGGCGATGACCTGATCGCGCTGGGGCCAGGGCGGCCCGCTGAAGCGCAGATCCAGTCCGCCGGGGCAGAGCGCGACCGGATGGCCGTGGTTGGCCAAGGCTCCGGTCAGCGCGGCGCGGTCGATGCCCGCGGCGCCGGTGGATATCACGGTGTACGGCGGGGATTCGGCCAGGCCGTAGGCGATACCGGAGGCCATGTAGGTGCCGTAGGCGGTGCTGTCGGTGGATCCAATGATCGCCACGGTTCGTGTCGGTGGGGGCAGCGGCGTGGTGCCCAGTGCCCACAGACACACGGGGGCGTCCGGTGCGCGCAGACTCGGCGGCCAGTCGTGGTCAGCCGGGATGAGGATTCGCATGCCGTCCTGCTGGGCCTGCTCTACCTGCCGGGTGGCCTCCCGGCGCAGGTCGGTGCCGGTGGGCAGCGACCGCAGTTCCGCGCGGTAGTCGATCGAGGTCTGTTCGGCGCCGGCGTCCACAGCAGCCTGCGGACCGAGCTCGTCGACGAGCGCGCCCAGCCGACGGTCACCGGGTTCGTACAGCCAGCTGAGGACCGCCCGGGCGGCCCGTTCGTCCGCCGACGCACCGGTGTGAGCAGTCGAGAAGGTATGCATCAGGTCACCTGCCTTTCGGGTCCGGTGAGCGGAAGGCCCGCGCGCACGTCTCCGCCGAGGGCGTCGGCACGGTGTCGCTCGGCGGCTGCGGTCTCGACGGCGAGCGCAGGCGCGGGATCATCACCGTCCATCGACGACGTCTCGACGGTCGCGGCCTCCACGACGGAGCCGCCCTCCTCGCGCTCGCTGCCGTCGAGGTCGGTTTCGTCGGTGTCCGCCAGGTCCGGAGTGAGGTCGCGCAGGATCTGTTTGGCGACGGTGAGGACGGTTTCGGCGCAGTCCCGGACGAGGTTCAGGTCGCCTCCGGCCCAGTCAAGGACGTACGCGTCGCTGAAGGCGGAGGTGTCCAGTCCGAGTGCGGCGAGGACGATGTGCGCGACGCTTTCGGCTTCGGTCTCCTGCCGGCCGCGGTGCAGACTTTGGCCGGGTTGGGCGTGGTCGAGGTGGCCACAGCGGATGTGCGCGAGTTCGTGTGTGGTGGTTTTGGTGCGCTGCGCCGGATCGACGTCATCGCGGACCTGCACGGTGCGCTCGTCGCGGCGGTGGACGGTGACGCCGTTGGCGTCGCCGAGGTCACCGGTGCTGGGTGCTTGGGGGGTGACGGTGTAGCCGGCGGCGGTGATCAGCGCGACGAGGTCGCCGTGGGCACCGGTCGGATCATCGCCGGTCAGCAGTTGCGGCCCGCCGCCGATGCGCTGCTTGACGCGGCGGCGCCGCAGCACGGTCGGCGGGTCGAACGGTTCGCCGTCGGTCTGGGACAGCTCGAAGGTGCTGGTCAGGGTGAAGCCGACGATCTGAACGGCGGGACGGCCGGACGGTTCCCGAGCTACGCGCCGTCCGGCGGCTTCCCATTTGGCGGCTTGTTCTTCGGTGGGGCGACGCCGGATCGGAGCCCAGAACTTGAACGCGGTCTGTCCACGCCGTACGCGGCGGCCGTGGGCTTTCCAGCCGCTGGTTCCCGCCTTGTTGCCGAACGGCAGGAAGTAGCGCGGCGTGACGCCGCGCTCCTCGGCCTGAGCCAGCAGCAGCATCTGATTGGTGAGGGTGTAGCGGGCGCCGAACACGGCGGCCTGCTCGAGGAACTCGACCCATTGCGTGGGTTCGGTGGCCAGGCGCGCGAGCCGTTCGTCGAACGCGGTCTGCAGTTTCTCCAGCAGCGCGGTGTAGTCCTGCCGGTCCTGGTCGCTGCGCTCGACCCCGCGTCGCGGCGTGCGGCGCTCGGCGCTGCCACGCGTTCGAGTGCGCTCGGGGTCGGCGCTGCCGGTGTTGGTGGTAGTCATCGGGGTGGGGTCCTCCTGTTCCCCGCCTTGTGGCGGCGGACAGGCTGGGACCACTGCGGCCCCAGCCGGCCCGTAGGCACGAGGTGAGGCCGCCGCCCGGCTCAGCGGGTCGGCGCGGTAGTCAGCGGATCAGGGTTCGTTCCGTTGGGACTGGTGGGCGGCGGCGTTGATCTGGCGCAGCACGTCCGGGGGCACGGCGGCGTCTAGCGTCGAGGTGAGCAGCCGCGCCATGCGGTAGCTCGGGTCGGCGCGCAGGGCGCAGTCGAGCGCGACGCGGGCCAGCGGGCCGTCGCCGCCGAGGTAGGCGGTCAACGCGAGCAGGCTGGCGGGCGCGGCAGTCAGGTGCGGCTCGGCGCGCCTCGTCAGGTCGGCCCAGAGTTCTCGCTGGGTGGGGCTGCCGTCACAGGCCGCCCAGGCGTGGTCTCGGATCCGCATGATTGTCAGGACCTTGATCAGCCACGCCGCGTCGTCGTCGGAGAGCGTCCGGCCATCGGCGGCTGCCTGCAGCGCGGCGTCGACCGCGGCGTACCCGGCGGTGAGAACTGCGGCCGGCATGATCAGTGGTGCGGTCTGACCCGGCGCCAGACTAGGCAGCAGGGCGGTCAGCCGGTCTTGAGCGGCTTGGCTGGCGACGGTCATACGGGCGCGTGCGGGGCCGGTGACCGGCGCGACCAGGTTCGCGACGGCGTCACGGTCGGGAAGCGCCACCATGCCCTGGTAGGTCGCCGCCGCGGGGAGAGGACTGGCCGCGGGATCGTACGGCGTGCCCTCGGCCGGGCACTGTGTGCAGCCCGCTTTCAGGCAGTAGAACCGCCCGTCGTTCACGCGGAGTGCGCGGCCGACGAGGAGCCCTGCGGCGGTGAGGGCGTCGGTGTAGAGGGCGGTGGCGGGTTCGACGCGGTCCGCGGGGCCGTAGCCGACCAGCAGCGCCATGCTGGCGTCCTCGGCGATCTGCGCTATCACCGTCCGCACGGCCCTGCGGTAGTCCGGGCCGGCGCACTCCTCGGCGGTGGGCGGCAGGTCGGAGCGGGTGGTCACTGTGAGCCGGTCGTCGTCGACGACGAGGGCGACCATGCTCTCTTGCGGGTGGTATCGGAGTACGTAGGGGACGAGGGCGACCAGGTCGAGGTCGCTGGTGATGCGCAGGCGCGCTTTCGGGGGTGTCACGGGCCCTCCTGTTCGTGTCGCCCGAATCGAGCGCCGCCGATGACGGCGCCGGAGTGGGCCAACGACTGTTCGGCCGAATGGCGGCGGGGAGATGAGGTCGTCCTCATTCCTGGTCGCTTTCGCTGGCGCTCGCGCTGACCTGGAACGTGACGGTGCCCTCCATCACGCCGTCGATGCGGTCGGTAACGACGAGTAGATGGGCGAGGACGTCCTGTTCGGTCAGCCAGGAACTGCGGTCAGTGCCGGGGGTGACCTCGAAGTCGCCGGTGATGGTGAAGGTGACGACGTGCCGCGGCTGGTAGCGGCCGAGGCCGAACCGGTCGAGGAAATGGTTGAGGCCGGCCCGGCAGATCTCGCCGCGCTGATGCGCGGTGACCGCGTAGGCGCGGATCTCGCTGAGCTGCGTGTCGTGGGCGTCGCGGATCCGGGCGAGCTCGGCGGTCAGTTCGTCGATGCGTTCGCCGGCGGCTCGGTGAGCAGGCAGGAGCTGGCCGAGCGCACGACGGGTCAGCGTGAGGACGAGGCGCGGGTTGGTGATCTCGATCGCGCGCGTGTGGCCCGGCACGATCTGGACCTGGCCGTCGAGGAAGGCGGTGACCGCGTTCACTTCCTCGGCCACGCCGAGGATCAGCGCCTCACGAGCCAGGCCGTCGTCGAGCAGGAACACCGCCTGCCCGAGTCGCGGCGACAGTTCGGTCAGCGTCGCCGGCCGCGGGTAGGGCAGCGTGAGCCCGACATCGGTGCCGGCTAGGTCGGCGTCGGTGGTGTCCGTGGCGAAGACCGGTTGGGTTATCGGACGGTTCATCGCAGGTGTCCTTTCTGAACAGCGAGCGGCAGATCATCGGAGGCTGGCGGGGGTGAGGGCGTGAGCGGGTGGGTCGGGCTGGTGGCGGCGTCGAGGGGGACGCCGTGGACGGTGACGATCGGCGTGGGATCAGCAATCCGGAGCACCGCGCGCGGTGGAACGGTGGACAGCTCGCCGTGCGTGTAGTGGATGACCCACCACCGGTGGCGGTTCTGGTGGCACGCGGCGACCTCCAACAGGACGCCGTCGAAGGCCACAACGGACGCGCCGGCGGGTAGCCGGCGGACCGGTTGCAGGTGGACGCCCTCGGCGGGACGCACCAGCCATCGCGGCACCCACTCGGCCAGCTGGCGGCGGGGATCGGCGTAGCGCAGCGCGATGCGGGTGCGGCCGGGGACGGTGATCATGGCCGGCAGCCAGGTGTGGCGCGCGTTGACGTGCACGCGTTGTCCGTGCTGCAACGGCGCGGTCAGTGGCGTGCAGGAAGCGAACGGTCGAGCGAACAGTTCGGTCATGCCTGTCTCCATTCGTGGAGAACCAGACCCCCGGGCACGGCCGACCGCCCGGGCCCGGGGATGCCTGGAGGGACGGATCCGGGGTCCGGCGGTAACCGGCCAACAACGACCGGCAGGCTGAGGAGGTCCGCGCGGCCGGTGGGTCGCGAACGTGCGTGCCGGGCCGGTCAACCGGTGTGGC
The nucleotide sequence above comes from Cryptosporangium minutisporangium. Encoded proteins:
- a CDS encoding DNA-processing protein DprA — its product is MHTFSTAHTGASADERAARAVLSWLYEPGDRRLGALVDELGPQAAVDAGAEQTSIDYRAELRSLPTGTDLRREATRQVEQAQQDGMRILIPADHDWPPSLRAPDAPVCLWALGTTPLPPPTRTVAIIGSTDSTAYGTYMASGIAYGLAESPPYTVISTGAAGIDRAALTGALANHGHPVALCPGGLDLRFSGPPWPQRDQVIAEGLLLSAWPPGARPGPARARTNQRLLSRLVAGTVLVEADPNSRAIAALQDTLEVGGVGMAVPGPVTSVQSAGCHALLRDDRRVRLVTNAADVTDVLLRRAGRRAWAEPAGDPR
- a CDS encoding DUF4192 domain-containing protein — protein: MTPPKARLRITSDLDLVALVPYVLRYHPQESMVALVVDDDRLTVTTRSDLPPTAEECAGPDYRRAVRTVIAQIAEDASMALLVGYGPADRVEPATALYTDALTAAGLLVGRALRVNDGRFYCLKAGCTQCPAEGTPYDPAASPLPAAATYQGMVALPDRDAVANLVAPVTGPARARMTVASQAAQDRLTALLPSLAPGQTAPLIMPAAVLTAGYAAVDAALQAAADGRTLSDDDAAWLIKVLTIMRIRDHAWAACDGSPTQRELWADLTRRAEPHLTAAPASLLALTAYLGGDGPLARVALDCALRADPSYRMARLLTSTLDAAVPPDVLRQINAAAHQSQRNEP